CCGTCTGCCTCACAAACCAACCCTGCTAAAATAGGCGACCTCTGGTTTGTTGATACCAATCACGATGGTATTGTAAACGATGCCGATAAAGGCATTATCGGTTCGCCATATGCCAAATTTACTTACGGCTTTGCATTGAACAGTACTTATAAACATTTTGATTTAAGCGCTGCCTTCAACGGATCATACGGCAACCAGATTCTGGACGGACAGGACTATTACCTGTATAATGGTGAAGGCTCGGGCAATCAATACGCCAACGTAGCCAACAGGTACAGGAATGCAGAAAACCCGGGCGATGGCTCGTTTTACCGCGCTTCACGTGCCGGTACGCAAAGTAACAGTACCCGTTTATCAACCTTTTACCTGCAAAGCGGCTCGTACCTGCGTTGTACCAACTTAACATTAGGTTACACCCTGCCGGGCTTTTTGCAAAACACTTTGGGCCTTACCAAGGCACGTGTTTTTGCAAGCGTAGTTAACGCGTTTACTATAACCAAATATAAAGGCTATAACCCCGATGTAGATTATAACTACTCTGGTGCCGCATCAAACAACACGCAACCAGCCAACCTTGCACCTGGTATCGATTATGGTACCTATCCGCTGGTTAGGTCATACAACTTAGGTGTAAACGTTACTTTTTGATAATTTTTTTAAGAGATATAAAAATGAATAAGAAATTTTTAGCCATCGCCTGCCTTGCTGCGGTTATGGCCATAAGCCCGTCTTGTAAAAAAGACTTTTTAAATGAAAGCGACCCCAACGCCGTAACCGTTGACGCAAGCTACAAAACACCCAACGACGTGTTGCTGGCTGTAAACGGCATTTATCAATCAATGCGCAGCGGTAACAATGTTGGCGAGGGCAGCGATTTGTGGACAGATCAGCGTTCGGATGATACCGGCACTAACGATAACCAGTCAAACGCGGGCGAGCCTTTCCAGTTCAACAACTTTTCTATATTGCCAAGCAATACTTATTTAAAAGCCCACTGGGTATCATTGTATACCACTGTTAGCCGCGCCAATGTGGTGTTATCGCACATTGACCAGGTTAGCTTTCCAGATAATAACTTAAAGTTGAAGTATGCTGCCGAGGCCAAATTCTTGCGTGCATTTACTTATTTTGAACTGGTGCGCCTTTGGGGTGATGTACCTTTGGTAACCAAACAACTATCATCTGCCGCCGATGTGGCCGCCTCAACTTTCAGGGTAAAGCAGGATGCGGTTTACCAGCAAATAATAGCCGATTTAACAGACGTTGTTAACAGCCCGCTTCCAAACCTGCAAGCGCCAACCGGCAGGGTATCAAAAGCGGCCGCTAATTTCCTGTTGGGCCAGGCATACCTTACCATGGCTACAACTTTAGATCAGGCTAACCGAACCACTAATTTAAACAACGCCAAAGCTGCCTTAATGGCTGCTTACAACATGCGTAATTTTGGCGATTTAAACAGCATACCTTATACCGATGTTTTTGACGTAAGCAAGAAAACAAGCTGCCCGGAGCTGATTTTCCAGATTGTGAACATCCAGGGTGATCTTAACTACAGTTCAGCAATAGCTGCCAATTTCCAGGCAAAAGGCGAAACCATCAACTCGCAAAAACCATCATCTGGCGCGGGATATAACGTTACCCACGATTTGATCAATGAGTACGAAACTAACGATCCGCGAATGACCTTTTCTGTTAAATACGCTAACGACCCTATTGTTAAAGATTGGTTTGTTACCAAATTCAGGGATGTTAGTAACGCTGCCGGTGTTAATGGCTATGGCGGTAACGACTGGATTTTGATGCGCTATGCCGATGTAATCCTGTCGCTTGCCGAGGTTAATAATTACCTGGGCGATGCAGCAACTGCTACAGGTTTCTTAGACCAGGTGCGTACCCGTGCAGGCATGCCAACCTATGCTGTATCAATGACCAATAGCGATTATGCTTCAAGATACCCAACACTTAAGCTGGCTATTTTACATGAGCGCCGTGTTGAGCTGGCCTTTGAGCACCACCGCTGGTTTGATTTGCTGCGTACATTTACTACCGATGAGTTGGTAGCTTACTTTAAAGCCAAAAAACAAACCGACTTCGGTTTGGCCCAGGTAGCCAACTTTAGTACAAAAGACCGTTATTATCCTATTCCGTTTGATGAGTACAAACTTAACCCCGTTAAGATGTACCAAAATCCGGGTTATTAATAAAAATGAAAAGGAGGGGTAGGTAAGCCTCTCCTTTTTTGTTTTTCTGTTCTTCTTAATTTAATACCATGGCTCTTTAGCGTGTAGCAAAATGGAAATGAATAAGACGACAGGCGGATAGATTTTTATAATCACAAGTCCGCCATCGTACATTTCCGGCACACAATACTTTCGCTAAATACAGAATAACTTTCGTACACAAATTTTCATTTCTTAATCTATATCAAGTGCAGCTAAACCCAAAAAGCTGCACATTTGTATCACAAAACAAATACATCACTTAAAAATTGAAAACATGAGCACTATCACCACAAAAGACGGAACCGAAATTTATTACAAAGACTGGGGTACAGGAAAACCACTGGTATTCCATCATGGCTGGCCATTATCTGGCGATGACTGGGATGCGCAGATGATGTTTTTCCTTAAAAAAGGCTACCGCGTGATTGCCCACGACCGCCGCGGTCACGGCAGATCTACCCAGGTTGCCGGCGGACACGATATGGACACCTATGCAGCCGATGTGGCCGCACTTACCGAGGCCCTTGATTTAAAAGATGCCGTACACATAGGCCATTCAACAGGTGGCGGCGAAGCTATCCATTATGCAGCCAACCTGGGCAAAGGCCGTGTGTCCAAAGTAGTACTCATCAGCGCGGTTACGCCACTGATGGTTCAAACTGACAGCAACCCCGACGGTGTTCCGATGGCAATATTTGATGAGATACGCCAGGGCACAGCTTTTAACCGCGCCCAATACTTTAAAGATTTTACCGTACCATTTTATGGCTATAACCGCGAAGGCGCCAATATAAAACCGGGCATACAAGACAACTGGTGGCGCCAGGGCATGATGGGCGGCGTAAAAGCACAGCACGACGGCATCAAAGCTTTCTCAGAAACAGATTTTACCGAAGACCTTAAAAGCGTAGACATCCCTGTTTTGGTGTTGCATGGCGAAGACGACCAGATTGTCCCCTTCCCTATTTCGGGTGCAAAGGCAGCTAAACTATTAAAAAACGGCACGTTGATTTCATATCCGGGTTTCCCTCACGGTATGCCGGCCACAGAAGCCGACACCATTAATAAAGACCTTTTGGCTTTTATTGAAGCTTAAGCACATTTTTGCCAAGCAAAAAAGCTGTCGCCGGTAAGCGACAGCTTTTTTATGCCTTCCCTTGAGCCAGGGTTTGTGCAGCAAAAATGAGCCGGCACAAGGCATGTACTAAAGGCAGTGGTTTAGGTTAAATACTGCCTTAAAAAGGCTAAAGAGCAATTACGGCAGAATACGGGCCACTTCAAAATGCATTCCGTCTGGTCTGGTAAAATGTCCTCCCCAATAAAAACCGTTGTCATTGGCTATGGTTACCAACTCCCTCACGCATCCTTTTTGGCCTACCAATGCAGGTTGCGAACCGAAGGCGTTCCATTTTGCATTGATATCAAACGCCGACCCAAATGCATGGTTACTTAAAGTTTTGGTGCTACCCCTAACGAACCTTGGGTTATATGATCCGTCCCAAATAAGGATCAGGTGGAGCAAACCTGCCCGATCCCAATCTGCCCAGAGTTTAATGAGTTGTTTGGCCCCCAGTTGATGAAACTGAATATGCGAACCGCCGCTAATGTTTTTTAATTGCGGCACCGGCACCATAATAATATTATCCTTTGCCCAGTTATCCGTTACCCTGATATGTTCTTTGTCGCCCGGTTGCGGATCGGCCACAAATTTAAACTCACCAAAAACAGCCTGGCGCTCGGCATTGCTTACTAATGGCTTAAAATCGGGTTTTGGCGGCCAGTTGGCGCCTTCCTTGCCTGTCCTATCGTCCTGTACGCCATTAAAGCCCATTTGCATGGCTGCGCCGTAGGTTTTATTACCAACCACGCCATCAGGCTGCAGGCCTGCCATTTTTTGAAACGCGATGGTAGCAGCTAAGGTTAAAGGGCCGAAATCCCCGTCAGAAGGTTCGTCTAATAAATCCTGGCCAATTAAAAAATCCTGCCAGTTTTCTACAGCCTGGCCTTTGCTGTTCAGTTTGATAAGAGGTAATGCGGGCATGTTAATCTGGTTTAAGGTTATGACGATACGTATTAAATGTTTTAATAAATATCAATAATATTTTTACCGGTTATGCCCGTTAAAATACGGTATTTACGTAGGTAGTTTTACGTAGTTTAAGACGGACTACCTGATAAAGAATTAACTTCGTTGCGGGCCTACGCCATTTTTAACCAGGATCAAAGAATCTCGCATCTACCCTTAGTCAACCTTAGTCAAGGTAATAATTCCTGATCCGATAGGGGTAGGAGAATTTTTCCATATGCCGTGTAATTTGGTGGTTTTATCCCAAACGGCAACGGCAGTTTCGGTTATCCCGATATTGGAGGCAATTCCATAAACACATGTAAAGGTACAGGTAAGGGTGTCGCCTTTTAATGTCCAGGTACCGGGGGCTAAATGCTGCTGTGCCTCGCCCTTGGTATCGGCAATCATGGTGCCGTCAGGCTTAATAATCAAGCTGAAATATTGCTCGCCAAGGTCGGGATGTGTATCAGTGGTATAAGTGCCAATCCACAGTCCCTTGATAGACGACGAACCTGACGTTACATCGGCAAGGACATCTTTTTTACAACTTATTTGAAATAAGATGATCGACAGCGAGAAAACGGTTAAGGCAACCGCGCTCATTAAAATTTTTTTCATGATACTTTTTATGATAATTCAGGCAGTAGTTTTAAGCTTATGCTAAAGCTAACAGAAATCAGGAAAAAAAGCAAATCCCCGGCGGCTATGCCTGCAGTTTATAACTACTTTTTGCCGCTGCCTATCGGGAGGACAAAACTCCCGGATGTTTAATTGCATCCGGGAGTTTTTTGTATACCCGGCAGTTCGCGTAAAGGATTGGCGTGGATACCGGCCAATGTGAATAAGGCCTGTGCAGTATGAACAAAAAGCCTGGCGCCGCCTCTATCGGCGGCGTACGCCATGGTTTAAGTCAAAAGTCAAAAGTCAAAAGTCAAAAAAATGCCTGTTAACGCGGGGGTAGAGGATTTGGTAGCGATGGGCATTCTTCCTTACCTGTACTATTTAACGAGCGCCGGTACCTGGTTTACTGTCGATTCCCTGGTTATTAGCCTGGTTTTTAAAACTACACGCTCAAAACCGGCCTGGGTGTTTGCTTGCAGGCGGTTAAGCATTATTTGGGTTACCTGCTCCCCTATTTGTTTTACAGGCTGGGCAACAGCCGAAATGGAGGGGCTGAATAATTCGAAATTGGTGTTATCATCAAAAACAATAATGCCTATATCTTCGGCAACCCGCAGCCCAAGCTGCCTGATGGCTTCTATGCCACTCAGGGCAAGGTAGTTGGTGGAAAAAAAAACCGCATCGATAGTTTTTTGGCCCGCTAAAAACTTCCTGATAACCTCGACACATTTTGGCTTTTCCAGGTCGTAGGGAATTTGTTTAATCTTTTTAGCCAGTCCCGCATCATCTATCGCCTTTAAATAGCCGTTGGTGCGCTCTTCCATCTGGTTTTGCCTCGATAACAGGGTAACCATGGCAATATTTTTAAACTGCCGGGCCACCAGGTGTTCTACAGCCTGCAAAGCACCGTCGAAATTATCAATCAGCACCTTATCGCAGTTAAGGCCGGGCAGGTCGCGGTCAAATACAACAACGGGAAAACCATCGGTTATCAGTTCCTGGATATAATTTTCTATCCCGGGCGGCGGCGCAATAATATAGCCATCTACGTTATGGTTACGAAAAGCCTGCAACAGGTCGATAGCCTGTACGGTATCGTTTTCGGTACTGCCATAAATAACCCTGTAACCCGATGAGAGGGCCGACCGCTCAACAACGCGGGCGATTGAAGAGAAAAATGGGTCCGAAATATCTTCAACAAGCATCCCAATTGTTTTGCTTTTGCCGGTACTAAGCCCCACGGCAATCCGGCTTGGCTGGTAGCCTACCTTTTCAACATACTTTAATATTTTATTTTCCAGCTTAATACTAATGCCATGCTGCCGGGCTTTACCGTTCAAAACAAATGAAATGGTTGATTTTGACACCTGCAATTGTTCGGCAATATCTTTTATAACTAATTTTTTCATCAGGTTTAATAGCAGGTTACAATGGTTAACCGGTTTAAAAGTTAAACTACCT
The genomic region above belongs to Mucilaginibacter sp. KACC 22773 and contains:
- a CDS encoding RagB/SusD family nutrient uptake outer membrane protein is translated as MNKKFLAIACLAAVMAISPSCKKDFLNESDPNAVTVDASYKTPNDVLLAVNGIYQSMRSGNNVGEGSDLWTDQRSDDTGTNDNQSNAGEPFQFNNFSILPSNTYLKAHWVSLYTTVSRANVVLSHIDQVSFPDNNLKLKYAAEAKFLRAFTYFELVRLWGDVPLVTKQLSSAADVAASTFRVKQDAVYQQIIADLTDVVNSPLPNLQAPTGRVSKAAANFLLGQAYLTMATTLDQANRTTNLNNAKAALMAAYNMRNFGDLNSIPYTDVFDVSKKTSCPELIFQIVNIQGDLNYSSAIAANFQAKGETINSQKPSSGAGYNVTHDLINEYETNDPRMTFSVKYANDPIVKDWFVTKFRDVSNAAGVNGYGGNDWILMRYADVILSLAEVNNYLGDAATATGFLDQVRTRAGMPTYAVSMTNSDYASRYPTLKLAILHERRVELAFEHHRWFDLLRTFTTDELVAYFKAKKQTDFGLAQVANFSTKDRYYPIPFDEYKLNPVKMYQNPGY
- a CDS encoding alpha/beta fold hydrolase, giving the protein MSTITTKDGTEIYYKDWGTGKPLVFHHGWPLSGDDWDAQMMFFLKKGYRVIAHDRRGHGRSTQVAGGHDMDTYAADVAALTEALDLKDAVHIGHSTGGGEAIHYAANLGKGRVSKVVLISAVTPLMVQTDSNPDGVPMAIFDEIRQGTAFNRAQYFKDFTVPFYGYNREGANIKPGIQDNWWRQGMMGGVKAQHDGIKAFSETDFTEDLKSVDIPVLVLHGEDDQIVPFPISGAKAAKLLKNGTLISYPGFPHGMPATEADTINKDLLAFIEA
- a CDS encoding LacI family DNA-binding transcriptional regulator; its protein translation is MKKLVIKDIAEQLQVSKSTISFVLNGKARQHGISIKLENKILKYVEKVGYQPSRIAVGLSTGKSKTIGMLVEDISDPFFSSIARVVERSALSSGYRVIYGSTENDTVQAIDLLQAFRNHNVDGYIIAPPPGIENYIQELITDGFPVVVFDRDLPGLNCDKVLIDNFDGALQAVEHLVARQFKNIAMVTLLSRQNQMEERTNGYLKAIDDAGLAKKIKQIPYDLEKPKCVEVIRKFLAGQKTIDAVFFSTNYLALSGIEAIRQLGLRVAEDIGIIVFDDNTNFELFSPSISAVAQPVKQIGEQVTQIMLNRLQANTQAGFERVVLKTRLITRESTVNQVPALVK
- a CDS encoding M15 family metallopeptidase, with amino-acid sequence MPALPLIKLNSKGQAVENWQDFLIGQDLLDEPSDGDFGPLTLAATIAFQKMAGLQPDGVVGNKTYGAAMQMGFNGVQDDRTGKEGANWPPKPDFKPLVSNAERQAVFGEFKFVADPQPGDKEHIRVTDNWAKDNIIMVPVPQLKNISGGSHIQFHQLGAKQLIKLWADWDRAGLLHLILIWDGSYNPRFVRGSTKTLSNHAFGSAFDINAKWNAFGSQPALVGQKGCVRELVTIANDNGFYWGGHFTRPDGMHFEVARILP